The DNA sequence CGATGAGCGCCATCTCGCCCGGCGCGCACGCCACCGCCGCGCACCTGGCGCTGGCCGAGGAGATGTTCTCCCCGCTCGGCGCCACCCTCCGGGTGCCCGAGTCGCAGCAGGACGCGGTGACCGCGCTCTCCGGCTCCGGTCCCGCCTACTTCTACCTGCTCGTCGAGGCCATGATCGACGCCGGCATCCTGCTCGGGCTGCCGCGTCAGGTGGCGCACGAGCTGATCGTGCAGACCGCGATCGGCTCGGCGGTGATGCTGCGCGACTCCGGCGAGCACCCGGTGAAGCTGCGCGAGGCGGTCACCTCGCCGGCCGGCACCACCATCTCCGCGATCCGGGAGCTGGAGAACCACGGCGTACGCGCGGCCATGCTGGCGGCGCTGGAGGCGGCCCGCGACCGCGCCCGTGAACTCGCCGCCCAGGTCGACTGACGCTCAGCGCGAGGGCGGGGCCGGTGCCGGCCACTCGTCGCGGCGCCGGACGAGGACCAGCACGGCCAGGGCCGGCAGCCCCGCGAACGGCAGC is a window from the Micromonospora sp. DSM 45708 genome containing:
- the proC gene encoding pyrroline-5-carboxylate reductase, translating into MLSGLLRSGWPVDRLLATARRPARAQELTERYGVRVVDNVTAVGEAEVLAVSVKPQDAAALLDEIGPKVPAGKLVISLCAGLPTAFFNRRLPEGTPVIRVMTNTPALVDQAMSAISPGAHATAAHLALAEEMFSPLGATLRVPESQQDAVTALSGSGPAYFYLLVEAMIDAGILLGLPRQVAHELIVQTAIGSAVMLRDSGEHPVKLREAVTSPAGTTISAIRELENHGVRAAMLAALEAARDRARELAAQVD